From the genome of Daphnia pulex isolate KAP4 chromosome 12, ASM2113471v1:
CGGACCGCGAATCTTTGAGTTCCAACAATCCCATCAATTCGATGACAATCACCCGAACGCCGTTGAGCAGCAAAATCTCGCAGACGAGCCTCGCCCAGCAATCCCGGCACACTCTGTCCTCGCCCAACGTGCACGACACGGTGGATTCGACTCCGAGCCGGACTCCTCCGCGCCAAACTGCACCGCCCCTGCCGCCGAGATCATCGAAATCCTCGTTCGACGAATCGTTTGCCGGCGGATGCGATGCGTCATCTCCGCCCCCCATCCATCCCAAGCGAGTGCCAAAGAAAGGCTCAATGATCCCGTCCAATCTCATGATGTCGCCGGAAGCCATCGAAGCCGGAACGCTGCGACACCACCGACCGCCTCCGGCTCCTCCTCTGCCTCCGAAATCCGGATGCTCGGCCTCTCCCATGTCGACGCCAATGACGTTGACACCGGGTCCTGTGTTGAGCGGTCCGCCTCCGGTTCCGCCGCACGGCCGGCCGGCCATCAACAACAGCACTTCGTTTTCGAATCCGCTGGATCTCGGCAGCGGGAGCGGCAGCTTAGTCGACGAAGTGTGCAGTTTGTTGGCAGCTTCCGGCTGCCGGATGATGTCCAACGGCAGCCCCAAGAGTCCTAGTCCTCCCGCATCGCCCCCACCTCCCCTTCCGATCCTTCCGCCACCCGACGAATCTCTCTACTCTGTCGAAACCgcttgaattgaaattttagtAATATCTGAGCAGCTTGGATTAGTCAGCTCGCCACAGTGACCGACAGAatgtcaaatcaaatcaacatCACTATACATCATTTACATatactcacacacacacacccgacGTTCatccaaagaagaaaaaaactccgTTGCATTGTGTAgatcctattttcctatattAGTTCagcagtaataataataataactatttctttcattttttttgttttttcccaatGAAACTATACTCATATCATATACTATTCCCTTGACGTTCCGTATCGGATCTTTCCTCCTCTCCTATTAGGCATCAACGTATATAAACGTAGCGCTGTGTCTATATTATATATGCCATGTCGAGTATTATCAATGGAGAAAACGTAGAGCGTTCCAGCGTTCCtgtctcttgtgtgtgttgacaTATCACAATAATCTGAGTGTCTGAGTGTAGTCTTCCATTTCTATATATTCCTTCGACAGATTCTTTGACTTCTCCTGACGGAAgaacatttcaaaagaaaagagcgagTTCAtgcataatttttgtttgttttctttctgttctTTCATTATCTTGAGTTTTGAAGCTTTTTTCCATCAATCAATCACGGATCACGACGACATTCACTTGTGGATTGAGAGTCGCTTCGTTTTTTGGATGCAATTCCCAACAACGTGATTCTCGATCATCATGTCATTTCAAAGAACTTAttatcaaaaaaagattttatgtAGATGTATCCATGATTAGAAATAAACGATGACAATGACCTgtcaatttttctgaaatttggCAACTTCGCCGATTAACcactgttttcagttttccgTTTGACAGCTGTCTCTTTTTAactgcacaaagaaaaagagaaacaattaGTTTGTctttttgacacatttttaGTGCGTAGCTAACTGtagaatatttgaatttagaTCAAAATGTCGACTTTTTTTCACCAAGCAGGAACTGCAATGGAATGCCTCAGCGTGAGTGTCCCATCGAATTTGACGTTTGATTTTGACCTCGAATGACTCACCTAAATAACAATATTGTGTATCTAAAATGTCTAAATGTGTTGTATGTTCCAGATTCCCATAACTCTACACAAAGAATCTGTCCTAGATCATGAAGGAAGAGAAGTGCATAGGTGTGGCTTTAAAATAGGAGGAGGAATCGACCAGGACTTCAGAAAAAGTCCACAAAACTATTCCGATAATGTGAGTCCTTTAAGCAGTAACACTGCTGGTTGTAAAGATTTTACCATATTTTTATTGTCTATTTTCTTTAGGGAATTTATGTCACTGAAGTACAAGAAAATAGCCCAGGTAAGAGAGTGCAACAATTTGTTATtgtgaaaaatctaaaaattaatatattttttataaatttatagcAGCAAAAGCTGGTCTGCGGATGAATGACAAGATACTGCaggtattttatttggttgagttgtttctttttaaaacatttacggTCTTTCAGTGAATTAAGAAATATTAAACTTGAATTGAACTAGCTTAGTGAAATGTTTGCATCTAATTAACTCCAGATCTTGTATTTTGGTAATTACCTCAATTGTGCCAGTTTTGTTGCTTTTGGAAATATTGATTATCACTAAAATCCGGATGTCAGATAAGAAACTTTTTTGACCCGTCACGTTCGCACTTGGCACGTCTCGCCAGAAAGATGTCTTTAATATAATTCTTCGCGTCTTCCTTCGAGAGTGGACTTGGTTTGGCctgattttaataatttgtttttttctttatctcctTTTAAAGTGTAATGGGTACGATTTGACCATGTGCACTCACAAGAAGGCTGTCGACTACATCAAGAAATATCCCGTTTTGAATATGCTGGTTGCTCGCAAAGGAGTAACACATTCGTGAGCACAACAGTTTGGACGCGTTTGGACGACGAGGACCATTATATCAGCTTTATATAGATATTTATATATGATTTTTTGAGttgggggtaaaaaaaaacgagccgTTTcagtaaaattgaattttatgtCGACTCTGCTCGTTTCCACCCCCCTTATTTGCTGGCggctttcatcatttttctaatCAATTTATGCTTTTCCTCTCTGTCACCTCCCTTCCAATTTGTGctacaaaattcaaagaagaGTCGCAGTATAATGTTGGATCGTGTCGTGCCAGTGCCAAAGTTCCCTCAAGatattgtttttcattttgtcgaatgaatgatgttgttgtttttcttcttcttctttttctttctaaaggAACAAACCCAACGCAATATTTTGCTGATTGACTGGAGCCGATCGTTGAACTTGTCATCTTCCTTCTGTCTGTGAAACTgctttcaaattaaatttcaataaaaattcaagacgaaaaaaaaataaaataaaatcgttTGGCGCTGCCACCGAACCACGTTTTTGCTGATGATTGTGTCGATATGAGTGGAAGCGAGCGATTATTATGACGCGAAATACTCGAACCAcgtcggaaaagaaaatggcaagCAGCTGAGTCATGAGGAGATAAAGAATCGGTCCCGCCTGCGATTGCTGAATTGACGTGACTGGtcgagagagagtgaaatgGTCCAGCCACCAAAGTCCAAGGCTCCCTTGGGTCAAACGGAAAACGGGTATTGCTTTTCGCTGTTACCGCACATGTTGCCGTCGTCCCTTGCGGCTCGGACGGGACGGACGCGATAATCAACCCATCAGGAAGCCAGTTGACACTCGCTCCATTCGAGCCCATCCAGCAGTCGTGTTTGCCTGCGCTCGCCAGCGCAGTCGCCCGTCTATAAATACGTGGATGAGCCAATGGATTCGAATTTCACTAGGATGGGCATGAAAACGCGGTTGGCCGTCCTTGTAGGGCTGGTCTTGGGTCTTGGTAAGTGTGTTTCatagtgttgttgttgttgttgttgttccgtGTTTCGGTGCTCATTCCTACTACTCGCGATGGATATAAATCTCATCTTACTTTTTCATATTCCCGCCACCACCTGCCAACTTTTCCCCGACAGCTTCGGTGTCGTCTGCCCGATACAGTAAGTTCCGTATTTATAACATTTACCACGTTAGCATATAGTATAgctttttctgctttttaaaattggaaaaattaaaaaagcacCATGGGCGGCGGGCAGTGAGTACGTCTACCGGATGCACGCCATCTCGGTCAGCGACATTCCGGAGCTGGGACCGCAGGCGGCCGGTGTCAAATTCGACTCCCAGCTGACGGTCCAGTGCCGCGACGCTGGGTCCATCGTCGTCAAGGTAAAGTTCGGAGTCATATCATATCATCATGTCACCGTATGgttctctttttgtctttctaaATGgagtttgaaataaaattagcTGGTGGACGTCACCGCCTGGAATTTCCACACGGACGTCGGCGAGAGCTGGAGCGAACTCGAGTCCAGCCAACTCGGCACCCAGGTCGTCGTCGAGGGCAAATATTTTCTAGAGAAACCCTTCGTCATTCGTCACCGCGAGGGcttggtatttaaaaaaaaaaaatcatcaattgACTCGCATTTTCCATCAAGTTTTCACTTGGGGCGCTATTTATGAAATTCAGTTTGAATCGCTGGTGGTGAGTGCGGACGAGCCGTTTTGGTCcatcaacatgaaaaaagcCGTGGCGTCCAAGTTGCAGCTGCACGTCTCTGGCAGCCGAAGTGTCGAGTCAGCGTCGCGCAACTTTGGCCTGCCAACGGAAGACTCTTATGACGACGTCAACTCTGTCTTCAAAGTCTTTGAGGTAATAGGGTCACTACACCGTATTTATGTAtgtacattttgaaaatctccTTATCTTGGACGATACGCAGAGCGGTGTGACTGGCGAGTGTGAAACCCTCTACGAGATCGCCCCGTTATCGGATGCCCTCATTCGCTCCGACAGCAAACTCAACCCCATGCCCAAGCTGTGCGTCGAAGGGACTTTCTTCCAAGTGGTCAAGACCAAGGACTACAGCAAGTGTCGGCTCAACAAACCCGTCTACACCATCATCGCTCCTTCCGGATGGCAATGCAAATCGGGCGTGGCCGCTTGCGGAACAGCTCGTTCGGTAATATACGAAGtgaatttcattgaattattcaaataattttacaaatgATTTATCTTTTCGATTGGATTTCAAACACAAAGCGCTCTTCCGTCAATCGTTACATCGCCTGCGGCAGCTTGGAATCCTTCACGTTATTGAAGATGACGCATCAAGGAGAAGTGAGGACCAGTCCGTACGCCTACGACACGGAGCAGCTCAGGTCTCTTTCGCTGATGAAGTTGACGCTGCAGGCCGTCCGCCACGCTTCGTCTTCTTCGGCCTGGCCGCCCAAGGATTTGGACAGTGGACTGGCCATCGGATCGCTAGTCTATTCCTTCCCGGGAACGaacgccagcagcagcagttggctTTCGGACGGACTGATGCGGATGCCTCTCCTGCGCGATCCCGACCAACTCCACCAGGGCGTCGACAACCTTCTGGAAGAGGTGGATCGCCTTCTGGCCAAGGCCGTCGATCAAATGGAAGTTAGTCAAGAGGAAGCAGCTGTCGATACGATTTCAGCCATTTCACATCTCGTCCGACACTTGGACTACCAGAAAATCAGTTCACTCGTTGGCGAAATTGGCCATCGCTCGACTCTTGAGAGGTGACGAGAAAATACTAAATATTCGGGACTggatcatttttaaaatcggAATTTTCAAAACAGGAGCATCTTGCTGGATGCAGTGATTGCAGCTGGCAGCAATCCAACAGTGACCTTCTTGAAAGAAGCCATTCTGAGCCGACGACTAACCAAGTCAGAGAGTTTGCAAGCCATTTCCGGTTTCCCGTTGTACGTGCGCACGCCGACAGCCGAGCTTCTTAACGAACTTTTTGTAACACAATCCTGAATTTGTTGACCCGATTCCAATCGCAAAAccgatttgttttatttcaacgCAGTTTACATGCAACCTTCAccttttttgttcattcaTTTATAGACTATGCTGAAAGCCACCAGCGCTTTTTCAGGATCGGAACGGCCCATCTATCACTCGGCGATGATGTCCGTTTCCCAACTGGCGCACGTGGCCTGTGTTAACGTCAGCGAAGCTCGAACTCGTTTTCCGGCTGGACTCTACGGCGACTTTTGCCAACCCAACGACGCTTTCATTACCAGCCGACTGGTCCCGCTCCTCTACAAAGAAATCAACGGAGGGGGCTCAATCGAAGACAAAATGGTTGCACTGACGGCCCTCGGAGAAATCGGCCACGAATCCATTCTCTCCGTCGTTCTTCCCATTATTAAAGCTAAGGTATTCacagttaaatttaaatatgtcTGTCTGGTCAAATTGTCTGATTTTTTATCTTCATCATCCGATATTAGGGTGATTATTCTCCGCTCATCAGGACCAAGGCTGTAATCAGTCTGCACAAAATTGCTCACGATTCCAACACAAAGGTCATCCAAGTCCTGTCAACTACTTTCCAGAATCCAAACGAGAGTAGTGAAGTAAGTTATTGAATAGATTTGTACATAAGCGGGAAATCATACAATACAACTAAATTAATTTCGATTTGTTGCTCACAGGTTCGTATGGCAGCTTTCACGCTGCTCATTTTAGCCAATCCTCCGGCGTATAGGTGGCAGAGGATCGCCGTTTCCACTTGGTTTGAACATAGCGCTCAGGTATCTTAGGACGGTACACCTTTATAGTATAGTATACTTTATTTAGGTTTACCTGGTGTATTATTTTACTtacgtttaaatttttttttcatatctaCCGATTTCAGGTAGCCTCCTTCGTGTACACGACTCTTTCCAGCTTGGCTAGCAACATTGAACCGGTCGAGAACTTAAAAGAATTGTAAGTTAATCTTATAATATTGGGTATAACTCATAGTTCATCAAATTTCTCTGGCCAATTGATTAGATCGGAGAAGGCACAAATTGTGTTGCCGTTAGCCAAACGCGTTCCCTTAGGTTTGAAATATTCATACAATTTGAAACGGTCTCAGTTGGTGGCAGAACGCAACGCCGGCGCCGAGTTCCACAGCGAAATGTTTAATTCTGAAGAGTCCATCTTCCCCAAAAGTTTGTACAGTCGGCTCAGTTGGGTTCTGGGGCCATACCACTTTGACATTTTCGAGGTAAACGAccataataatgaaaaatacaaaccagcaaatagttttttaaatttaaatctcCTTTAGTTTGAAGCGTACGGAGAAAACTGGAGAAGTGCCTGGGACCGAATTGTGGCCAAATTCAACCCGTCCTCGGAGAACGGTGACAGTTCTCAATCAAGAAATAGCGGCCGCTTCCGCGAATTCGACCTGCATCCAGACCTGCGCCGAGTGAAGAAACAGCTCAACGCCAAAAGTCCCATTCCAGCACAGGACGCCGGATCGGCGGACGCCTTCTTGCATCTGAGTTTGATGAAAGCTGTTCATCATTTCACTTCCTTCGACGAGGCAGGCATTACCGACTTAATACAAAGTATTAACTTAAAACTCTTGCCAAGctgtttacaaaataaattttgaaaattgaccGACACAGGTCTATGGGCTTCCAGTAGCGTCTCTGTCAAGCGCGAATTTTCCCGTCGCAAGTGGATGCCTTTGACTCACGCTGAAGTTCTGGTGCCAAGCACGCTTGGCTTCATGATTAGTACACGCACTCAGACTCAAGTTTTGACATCTTTCAAAGGTATCTCGCACATTCCGTTTCTCAGTTATCACAATTGCGTTCATTCGAGCCCAATTTATCTTAGGTGATATGCAAATCACCAACGGAGGCTTCAGCGATTTTATGGATTTGAAGAAATGGGCTAGTTCCGCCTCTATCAAGAATCTGGGTCTTGAACTTGACGTCAAGCCAacgtatttaaaaatatttcagtccgttttttaaacgattttaaaaataacatattGCTGATTGTCATTCGTAGAATAGTCGTCAAATTGATGGCCAGCATGAGTGTCAACGTGGAATTCACTAAAGCGATACCAGTTTCGGGCGTTGACACTCACGTGACCCTTAGTCTACCTGGCCGGTTAACTCTTGGTGTCGAACTAGACAACTGGAAATTGATGACGGCCTGGAAGCCGGCTTCATCGGGACCGGCTGGGCTTACCACCCTTTATCACTACCGGGTCCGGCCGTTCACGGCTCTACAGGCTCTCGGCACGGACCTGCCAATTAATCCTAGTCCCGGTGAATCAAAAGATGTTCATGCATTTGGAGTGACTCCTCAGACGGTAGCCAAATCCAATGTTAATTAACTACCGGTTTTTACAATTATAATAAAGTGTTGTATCATTGACAATTCAATTTCAGCATCAATATCCAGTCGGGGGCAAGACCGGATTGAAATTGGATTGGACAAGCAGGAGTGAACTTCCAGCTTCGGCCAATCATCGATCCATTTGGCAAGAACCACTTTCCAAAATCCTCATGGACGCGAACTTTGCTCTCCTTCCTGTTTCACTCCACCTTCAGTCTTACCGCGTTACTCTGGATCCAATTGCCTCCgaaaccaccaaaattgtCTTCTCCTTGAATCTCGGTAAAAAAATCTCAATTAGTGATAACAATTCAAGCGAACCAGAGAGAGAATTCTAAAATTTTGAATGCAATTATTTTGCAGATGCAGCAGATAAGTTGGATAGAGGAACTCAAGTGTACAGCACAGGTTCGAAATCACCTGCCGCCATCAAAGAACCGGCCAATCGCATTCAGTACCTGTCAAACAATATGGaacctcaaatcaagaagaaacTTAACAAGGTATTATCTTGTAATAGATCTAATAATATTAACTCTAGGTgtctatttcctattttaacTAGAGGATTATCAAGctgattgaattaaaaaaattttatttcatgttttgttCTTGGCGAAGGTTCTGGGCCCTGTACCAAAAGGATCGGCCATTCACGTGGACGCCAAGTTTATCATGGAAAAAATGGGTTCACCGCCTAAGATTTATGGTGCCTCTTTTGCTGGAGCATACGGAACGGAAGGCACCAAACTGGCCGTTAATGCTCAGCTGGAATTACCCATCAATCAAGAAGTGTCGGATCCGTTTACCGTAGGAATTCTtagtttaaatatttaaaaaaaaacaaaacatatgCTTAAAATTGCCggctatttttttcattctgatAGTTATGCATTGAAGGAGGCGGAAACTATCCGCGACTACCTTCCCTGGACCGACGTACTTTGATTGAGACAGCAATGGAAGCTTCTTGGAACGCCAACATTGGTTTTGGAGACTCTTGTTCTGACCATCAGATCGTTGTTGATGTACGTATAGTTGCACTATCTCCATTTAGCGCATCCACGTAACTATAGGTTTAAAATGATTAGGTTGGCATGAGACGCAGCGAAACGTTTGGGCGATACGTGGAAGATTCGCCAGAGAATCGAGATTGCATCATGCACGAATCTCGTGGAGAATTCAGCCATGAGCAATGTCTGGCTGTCAAGGAGCTTGCCACCGTGCTGGACGAGTACGACGCCACCGTCAAATACGGCCACGTATAATTTCATTCATCCGATAATAGTTCTCCTAATTTTGCTATCGAAAAGCAGTTCCTGacggtttcatttttccgtCTCGTTCGTGAAGATGTTACCCATACTGTTGAACGCCACGCTGGGCATGGAAGGCTGGCTGAAAAGCAAATTCTATCCGCACCTGTCGGAAAATCGAGTCGGAGTCAATAACGCCAACAAGCAGCTGCGAATCTCCGCCAAAGTTCAACCGTCCTTGTCGGCCGttgatttgatgtttttcaagCCGCAGTCCAACACTTTGTTCCGTAAACTTCCGCTTTCCGACACGGACAATGTGGTTTTCCCAATCAGCGCCAAGAGTTCTTTCATCGAGAGATTGATCGACAACACCATCAGCGATGGATTTGCTCGTAGGCCATTTTCGAATTATTTCTTTGTCGCTTTAACATTTACCGAAAAATATTAACCaaatttaattgctatttgttAAACATAATATAGCGATTTGTCGCTTGGAAAGGAATAGCATTACGACGTTCGACAAAGTGCAATACAACGCGCACATCAACGACTGTGAGCATGTCGTGTTGACGGTTCCAGGCATCGAGACGCTGGCCGTGCTGATGCGTCAAGATGGCGAGAACAAAGTGGGTGATGGCTAGATTTTCTTACTGtctaatttaattgtttatccGCCACCTGctaataattcatttcttaaattcatttattatatAGACCGTTACCCTGTTGGTTGGAAGAGATAAATTGGAAGTGTCCGCAGCCAGCCTAAAAATTCGATACAATGACATGGACGTGGTCGTCACCGAGGATCAACCACTCGAGGTTCATCATGCAGAGCAGGCTAATCAGTCAAGCTCACGACCGTCCATTGGAGTGTATAAGGTCTGATGCGTAAAATATAGTATAAAACCTAACGTCACTAAGTGCCGGAATTGTTGATTGTAATACATTATACTTGCTTCCTTATTATGCAGAAACAATTTTTGCCAAAGAGTTTAGCTGTTAGAACCGTAATGATCTAGTTGTtggttttgtcttttgtttgatCTGTATCGGAGTCTATTTAATATCTCCTTTCCCATACATCAGATCGGGCCAGCTGCATTCAAGCTTTCTTCACACAGCCATGACATTCACATAGTCTCCGACGCCTCCAGCAGCGTCACTGTCAAGGTCTGTGTTTCTAcaaaatttcccttttgtgCTGATGCATAAGGACTTgcgttctgtttttttttttaggcacCCAGATCATTCCAAGGAAAGATGATCGGCCTTTGTGGTAACATGGATGGAGAAATCGTTTCCGAGTTGCGTGATCCTCAGCGTTGCACACTCTCATCAGGAACCTTGATGGCCGCTTCTTACCAACTGAACGATGGCCACCAAGGAAGGACGTGCTTGGGTCTACCCGACAAAGTCCGCGGCCAGCTACGGTAGGGAGACTACCATTGacttaataaaatattcaaattattattacaattgtACATATCGTCAACTTCTTCCTAGTGAGGAGCAAAATACCTGCCACAACAAACATGATCGAGACTCAAAGGAACCCCCCATTTATCCTTCGCCTCCAAGCTCCCCACCTACTGATAGTTGCATAATTCGGCGAACACTTGTGGTAGTACGTAGTTCCGATGAAGCCAGATGTTTTTCAACTAGCATCGTGAAAGAATGCCGAGCATCCTGCTACGGCCCTTCCAAGCCCACTATAGTATGAGTTTAAATATTAGACAacagaatgaatgaaaaataaatttgctatctattttttttctgtacagATTGGATTTCACTGTGTTACGAACCCAAAATTAGGCGAAGAGTTGGAACAAGAGGCAAAGCATAAAGTGTTGACTTTTATGCTCGGCAAGAAAGAAGACATCCGCACAACGCGCTACTTACCGACTGTTTGTCGACCCAATGTTGAACAGGTTGACTCTACGTTCACCTAGGCGTTTCGAGCGTAATTTGAGTACGCTTTACTTCCTTCTGATTTGACACCCATGCCAGCAGGCAACAATCATTTAATACAGTTACAACATTGGCCGCTATTAATTGTTCAAATAAATCGATTCATTGAATTATCCAGCTTATTAAGTTCTAATCCATGTATCGCATACAGTAATTAACGCTATAATAAGCCATAATAATTTGctgaataaatataaaatgtgtaaacccattattaaaaatcataGATGAAACCAAATGACTATGATCGACTATGATACGATATTTCGAAGATATTGCACGGTTCATGGCTGCTGCAGCTTGTGAGTCGCCGACTCTTTCAGTAAGTGAACCatgggaaaaatgggaaatatttttttgatcagTTCCGTCAGTGCGCGTCAGTGCTCTTAAGTccattttggctattgcactAAAAACACTCCAAAATGTACCTTAGTGCGCTGGTCAGTGCAATAtaatttatgtattttttccatacttttcccatttttcccaaattttcacgattttccccatttttctcGTTATTTCCCATTTCCCCCGATTTTTCGAACTTCCCCCCATTTTTCTCTAAATTTCAcgatttttgtcaaatttccCTTGTTGGTTTaaagctttttttgttttcccgacGTACCaggggaaaacaaattcgAACCCGAAAGCAACCCGCCTTGactattatttttgtaataagTCACCATAAGTTGGACAATAAGGGAATTCCCCAAGTGGCTagccaatttcaaaaagacaaaatagaGTGATACATTGTAAATATAACATCGACGTTATTAGTTTATTACCTTAAAAAACTTAAGGTTGTGACGAAccacaaataagaaaacgaatttATACTGCCGTCACTTCGATCTGTATTTTCCAACACTTTGAAAAGGCGAAATATACCGACGGAGCAAGTACTTGACGTTATCGCGGCTACGATTTCTTCTATaatgccgccgccgcctccttcttcttccacacCTGTCCTCTTCCCCGGTTGCCGCATATTTCATTTTGCGGACAGCAATCTGGTCCGCAACAAAGGTATTTAGTGAAGAATTTTAGGCTACTATTAACATGACACTTAAATAATTTCACTGCTTTTTCGTATATTTAGCTAAAAACATGATGTGCGGTTTGGGGTAGTTAAAAAGTCATAGAATAAACTTTAACGAAAAATTTGTGATTCATTATATCATAGACTACAGGGTAAAGACTGAAATCTCGTATAACCCCCGTATAACCCCCTCCTCCTATAACCCTCCTGAAGCGATGCGCGTGCCATGCTTGCCAGTAGGGGTCAGGTCATCCGCCACTGGAAGCGTCGTCGTGTTCCCGTCATTCGTGGGCGTCATTCGTGTTCCCGCTTCCTTAACACACGTATTTTCGGGTATATGTAATTCATAtggatttttttgattttacaccaaaattttacacagCCCTTCCTTGTGCCCCGTGAATTTCTacttaattttactttaaagtTCATGTgcataaaaaatagttttatgTGATCCACTTTTCCGTTTGAATAAAGCCCTCACAACAGTGTTGCTCGATtagttttaaaatcaaatattcaatcTTGCAACACTTGAACACTTGAAAACGCGATCAAATCTCTTTTGGTGTGAGCCCTCTCTTCTGAACCAATAGTAATAATAAGGTCGTAATACAGTCGAGATAATGATGCTTGAAAAAGTAACCACTGTTCTGTTACTTCGCTtgcagagagaaaaatgtgCCATTTTCGttcatcaaaatatttgtcatcaaataaaaattaatagccGGTAAGAAATTACAATTGCTGGTCATCCGTAACCTTTGCCTcccaatcaaaattcaaaaagatatTTGGATCGGTAAAAAAGAGCACTTTTCCATATTAGTTTACGGTAGAAATCAACttatggaaataaaatttcgtaTACGTAACAAAAAGTGTGCAACCAAGAAAGCTCAATTAGGGAAAAATATATTATCATGTATTTCATGCAACAAAActaaattagaaaatgatcgccatttcaaaataaaaataaattattctaAATATTAAAGTTTTTTAGCATgatttggaaagaaaatattgaaggTTAATAGAAGGTCATAAACGAACCAAAAGAAGATAACAAACTTTTTGAAGGTAACAAATTTTACAGATAACCATATTCCATTTCAGCTATTCTGATTGGAACACTGCACAAAATCGgataggggagactggagtaagacgggacggttttcgttttcccccTCTATCTCCTAATTTAATcaccctattttatttttttttacatttttatgtatttaacaTGTGAAGGTacccccccatattttttatttaattttagagtAAACCGTTTATCCGTAGGAGACGgctaaagttttcaaaaatttgtgggAGGTGCCTATTTTGAggggtaagtgaggacactagggtgggtggggtgggacGTTTGCTTTTTAAgccttaaaatttgttaaaaaattttcaaaaaaatttaaatca
Proteins encoded in this window:
- the LOC124209456 gene encoding vitellogenin-like isoform X3 — translated: MKKAVASKLQLHVSGSRSVESASRNFGLPTEDSYDDVNSVFKVFESGVTGECETLYEIAPLSDALIRSDSKLNPMPKLCVEGTFFQVVKTKDYSKCRLNKPVYTIIAPSGWQCKSGVAACGTARSRSSVNRYIACGSLESFTLLKMTHQGEVRTSPYAYDTEQLRSLSLMKLTLQAVRHASSSSAWPPKDLDSGLAIGSLVYSFPGTNASSSSWLSDGLMRMPLLRDPDQLHQGVDNLLEEVDRLLAKAVDQMEVSQEEAAVDTISAISHLVRHLDYQKISSLVGEIGHRSTLERSILLDAVIAAGSNPTVTFLKEAILSRRLTKSESLQAISGFPLYVRTPTAELLNELFTMLKATSAFSGSERPIYHSAMMSVSQLAHVACVNVSEARTRFPAGLYGDFCQPNDAFITSRLVPLLYKEINGGGSIEDKMVALTALGEIGHESILSVVLPIIKAKGDYSPLIRTKAVISLHKIAHDSNTKVIQVLSTTFQNPNESSEVRMAAFTLLILANPPAYRWQRIAVSTWFEHSAQVASFVYTTLSSLASNIEPVENLKELSEKAQIVLPLAKRVPLGLKYSYNLKRSQLVAERNAGAEFHSEMFNSEESIFPKSLYSRLSWVLGPYHFDIFEFEAYGENWRSAWDRIVAKFNPSSENGDSSQSRNSGRFREFDLHPDLRRVKKQLNAKSPIPAQDAGSADAFLHLSLMKAVHHFTSFDEAGITDLIQSLWASSSVSVKREFSRRKWMPLTHAEVLVPSTLGFMISTRTQTQVLTSFKGDMQITNGGFSDFMDLKKWASSASIKNLGLELDVKPTIVVKLMASMSVNVEFTKAIPVSGVDTHVTLSLPGRLTLGVELDNWKLMTAWKPASSGPAGLTTLYHYRVRPFTALQALGTDLPINPSPGESKDVHAFGVTPQTHQYPVGGKTGLKLDWTSRSELPASANHRSIWQEPLSKILMDANFALLPVSLHLQSYRVTLDPIASETTKIVFSLNLDAADKLDRGTQVYSTGSKSPAAIKEPANRIQYLSNNMEPQIKKKLNKVLGPVPKGSAIHVDAKFIMEKMGSPPKIYGASFAGAYGTEGTKLAVNAQLELPINQEVSDPFTLCIEGGGNYPRLPSLDRRTLIETAMEASWNANIGFGDSCSDHQIVVDVGMRRSETFGRYVEDSPENRDCIMHESRGEFSHEQCLAVKELATVLDEYDATVKYGHMLPILLNATLGMEGWLKSKFYPHLSENRVGVNNANKQLRISAKVQPSLSAVDLMFFKPQSNTLFRKLPLSDTDNVVFPISAKSSFIERLIDNTISDGFAPICRLERNSITTFDKVQYNAHINDCEHVVLTVPGIETLAVLMRQDGENKTVTLLVGRDKLEVSAASLKIRYNDMDVVVTEDQPLEVHHAEQANQSSSRPSIGVYKIGPAAFKLSSHSHDIHIVSDASSSVTVKAPRSFQGKMIGLCGNMDGEIVSELRDPQRCTLSSGTLMAASYQLNDGHQGRTCLGLPDKVRGQLREEQNTCHNKHDRDSKEPPIYPSPPSSPPTDSCIIRRTLVVVRSSDEARCFSTSIVKECRASCYGPSKPTIIGFHCVTNPKLGEELEQEAKHKVLTFMLGKKEDIRTTRYLPTVCRPNVEQVDSTFT